The Synergistaceae bacterium genome includes the window CCAACATTGCCGAATCCCTGAACAGCTGCTGTTACGTCATCGGGATTCTTGTCTAAAACTTTCATGAACTCAAGCCCGCATGTTGCAACGCCCCGGCCGGTTGCCTCATTACGTCCCTGACTGCCCCAGTATTTTATGGGCTTCCCAGTTAGGAGACTCGGCTCAAGTTTTCCGCGCATTTTGCTTATTGTGTCCATTATCCAGACCATTTCTTGGCCGCTCGTATTCATGTCAGGTGCGGGAACATCGCTCCAGTTGCCTACAATCGGTTCAATTCTTGCGCCATAAGTCCGTGAGATTCTTTCTTTCTCTTTCTTGGACAAATTAAGGGGATCGCAGCAAACTCCGCCCTTGCCGCCTCCGTAGGGAATTCCCGCAAGTGAACATTTCCACGTCATGAGCATAGCAAGAGCCTCGCATTCGTCCATATCGACTTCAGTATCGAATCTTATTCCGCCTTTGGAAGGGCCTAACGCTGTCGAGTGCTGAACCCTGTAACCGTCAAAGACATTCACGCTGCCGTCGTCCATTTCTACAGGTATTGAGACGTGAATCCTGCGCTCCGAGTGGCTCAAAATTGAGACAAGTTTTTCATCGAGTCCCATTTCGTCCGCTGCTCCATAAAATTCCTGAAGTGCCGTATCGAGTAATACATTAGAAGATTTTCGCCGTGCCTGCATTGTGTCATCATCCTTTCATAATGCCTATATAAATAAAACCCTCCGGCTTATTTCTCCGAAGGGTCAGCATTTATTAACGTCATAGCTTTCTGAATGTCCTTATCGAGCCATGTATTAATTGCTGATTCAGCCCGATTTAATATATCCGGTAAATTCTCGCGCTCTTCAGTGCTCAAATGTCCCAGAACGTAATTAATCATGTCGCCCGGAGCTTTTCCGATTCCGATTCTGAGTCTGGGAATATGCAGATCTCCGAGTGCGCCTATTATTGACGCGAGCCCGTTATGACCTCCCGCACTGCCCTGCGCCCTGAGTCTCAATTTGCCATATGGAAGAGCCATATCATCATAAATTATTAATATATTCTCATGCTCGATCTTATAAAATTTTAC containing:
- a CDS encoding Glu/Leu/Phe/Val dehydrogenase, whose amino-acid sequence is MQARRKSSNVLLDTALQEFYGAADEMGLDEKLVSILSHSERRIHVSIPVEMDDGSVNVFDGYRVQHSTALGPSKGGIRFDTEVDMDECEALAMLMTWKCSLAGIPYGGGKGGVCCDPLNLSKKEKERISRTYGARIEPIVGNWSDVPAPDMNTSGQEMVWIMDTISKMRGKLEPSLLTGKPIKYWGSQGRNEATGRGVATCGLEFMKVLDKNPDDVTAAVQGFGNVGSFTAKCLNEAGVKIVAISDITGSYYSENGINIRRAFEAIHSHPKKLLEGFEKVGNCEKIDNVLFADAEFLFPCARDGVLNRDTAGSVKAKYIVEGANGPITPDGDKILDDKGVVIIPDFLANSGGVIGSYFEWAQNLQGEFWPEEEYNNKLMNIMKGNFRLVWDYAEAKHLKMRRAATMAAIQRVADVLEMRGIFL
- a CDS encoding aminoacyl-tRNA hydrolase, translating into MRLIAGLGNPGTEYAFTRHNMGWQCIDFFVINHELGKPSHKFNAESWRWRDILFLKPLTYMNASGLSVSEAVKFYKIEHENILIIYDDMALPYGKLRLRAQGSAGGHNGLASIIGALGDLHIPRLRIGIGKAPGDMINYVLGHLSTEERENLPDILNRAESAINTWLDKDIQKAMTLINADPSEK